In the Oncorhynchus nerka isolate Pitt River linkage group LG2, Oner_Uvic_2.0, whole genome shotgun sequence genome, one interval contains:
- the LOC115144558 gene encoding putative C-type lectin domain family 20 member A has protein sequence MQRKSSFTGLLITALCAVASGLTSKKYYHVDKILTWHGAQQYCREHYTDLAFISNQEEAELVFNIKETTKVMWIGLYRDNNDPIGWKWSGGEDSEFRLWGKKEPNKDKSETCANVLDNVWIDTSCNNKHTFLCYGGESELILVQENKTWLEALKHCRNHHTDLPSLLSETEQLQAQSKMKGTQTDHVWTGLRFHAGYWLWVNGDALEYQAGLGTGGKLPQCPGSYHCGTLAKEEEYWGIRDCEEMMNFLCYRK, from the coding sequence ATGCAGAGGAAGAGCAGCTTCACTGGGCTCCTCATCACTGCTCTGTGTGCAGTGGCCTCTGGGCTGACCAGCAAAAAGTACTACCATGTGGATAAAATATTGACCTGGCACGGTGCTCAACAGTACTGCCGAGAGCACTACACTGACCTGGCATTCATCAGCAACCAGGAAGAGGCAGAGCTGGTCTTCAACATTAAAGAAACGACCAAGGTGATGTGGATTGGTCTGTACAGAGATAACAATGACCCAATTGGGTGGAAGTGGTCAGGAGGGGAGGACTCAGAGTTCAGGCTTTGGGGAAAAAAAGAACCAAACAAAGATAAATCTGAGACCTGCGCCAATGTGCTTGATAATGTATGGATTGACACATCATGCAATAATAAACACACTTTTCTCTGCTATGGAGGGGAGAGTGAGCTGATCCTGGTTCAGGAGAATAAGACGTGGTTGGAGGCTCTGAAGCACTGCAGGAATCACCACACAGACCTCCCCAGCCTACTCTCTGAGACAGAGCAGCTCCAGGCCCAGAGCAAGATGAAGGGGACCCAGACGGACCACGTGTGGACGGGCCTGCGCTTCCATGCCGGCTATTGGCTGTGGGTGAACGGGGATGCTCTGGAGTACCAGGCCGGGTTAGGGACCGGGGGAAAGCTGCCCCAGTGCCCAGGCAGTTACCACTGTGGGACCCTGGCCAAAGAAGAAGAGTACTGGGGAATTAGGGACTGTGAGGAGATGATGAATTTCCTCTGCTACAGAAAGTGA